The Sphaerodactylus townsendi isolate TG3544 linkage group LG02, MPM_Stown_v2.3, whole genome shotgun sequence DNA segment gaaaatcctttcttagcgagcacctgaagcacataacaaaccggtgtgccaaatttcaactttgtagtttcggtggtttttgagttcttttgatgagtcagtcagtcagtcagttcttTTGAGTTCTTCTGATGAGTCGGTCAGTCAatcagtggtatttcgtgtttatatatatagatgactgGCCACCATTAGAAACAGGACACTAGACTACAAGGACCTTGATCTGATTCAGCATGATAACTCTTGGGTTTTTATTACAATATAGTCCCTCAGCTGAAGAAGATTTAATAGCCTGATCCCGTCAGAAGCTAAGAAGTGTCAAcatttggataggagatcaccaaagaagactGAGGCTACGCTTCAAAggtggcagaccacctctgctcatcttgaggtggaacttcatgttcaccatgagtcagctgtaacTCGATAAAACACTTCATCTTAGTCTTTCAGTTACATACAAAGGATGAAATGTCTTTGAACTGTGAAAGCAAGACAATTGGCCTTCTCTGCTAGCTGTCCTGTCTTGTTGATTACTTTGGACATTTTCATGCCCCCGCTGCTGTACTGAATGAAGTCCTGGCTGGTGAGCAGCAGAGAAGGGTTTGGGTTAATGGAATCTTTGGCCTGTCACTTGCAAGCTGGGAAGggcaaaagagagaaaggaaatgtGGAACGTACCTTCTTGGTGCCAAGCTTCTCTCTTGAGTGCACGCTCTCATGGAACCACTGAAGCAAGATCTGAACAAAGGCCTCACTAATGAAgcaggggctgggggagggggggggagaccagGATTAAGTCAGCCGGCCTTTGGGACTAGTTTAATTTCATTAATTTGAGAGGAGCTGCATCATCTGAGGCAGTAATTGGTGTGCTGAGCATGTCCCTGTGTTCTTGCGTGAGAGGGAATGATAACGATGCTCTTCCAGAGTTCATGCTTCCTGGTCTCGTGTTGCTTTTCAAGATGACTAATAAAGTGCATTATTTATAAAGTgtaggggcgaatctaggcaaactggagcccggggacaaaatctgagtttggtgccccccccacccccaccccaggtatggacgaccaccctcccccacaacgaccaaacaatgattttttgcaccagctcacaaaacacctcccaccaccagcaaaacatacacggCTTTCTCcgcaccaactctctttcctaattgtgtcctcacaccaaccctatgaggtaggttgttagcctcagaagagctccaagccagtgcaaatgggaattaacttttaagcatgtaaatctctcacaagtcactccccatctgaaggtttaccaaggaaacttcagcatcatctctcacaaatcacctcctacccccagcaaaacaggcatggctctctccccaccactttcctaattgtgtcctcacaccaaccctgtgaggtaggctgctagcctgagaaacagctccaagccagtgcaaggggaattaacttttaagcatgtaaatctctcacaagtcaccccccacctgaaggtttaccaagcaaacgtcagcatcatcttcagttctgctgctgctgctgggctccctgctcagctggccttttcctgtgcctgccggcgccctgctgccagggagaaggcttctgagaaatgccacacttaatttaaggcgaataaggcatgctgggttagagggaggggaggcggagctccccagtcctgctcctgggagcccagtgggacttctcccccgccccctggacactccaggccaccgtacagagtgggcggggctacgacaggcactgggagcagtccgctgcttcagtgcctgctttctagggcttgctcaatcccttgctctgtaggaggatgttttggcgccccccacgtgacctcaatcgatgcgcccggggacaaggggtaccccatgtccctaggcaggaacgccagtgataAAGTGGCATTCTGGGAGAATGCTGGGACCACACCCATACACCATACTGTGCAGTCTCAGCAGTTTTGAGATAGTATATTAATGGAAGGCAACCACttaaaattattataattatcCATATATATTTGCTACAACTGTACTACAATACATCAGAAAAAACCACTGGATTTGGACCTAAATTGGCATGGTATAAGTATATATAATGAATATAACTATACATTTTCTGGATCTTACATTATTGCTCCTAAAGTATCATCATACTTAATTTTAGAATAGCTTTGTCCAGGGTTAATGTTTTGAGGGAGGTTTGACGGTGGGACTTGAGAAGGAGAAGCATCAATCACTGTAGTGATAGGGTCATCAGGCCCCCCTTGGCTGGTGGGGTCAGATGGGATgacagggacctcaatggagtacaatgccacagaACACATTCTTTCAAAAGCAACTatgttctccaggtgaactgatttctattgTCAGGAGATAAGTTAtaaattccagaggatccccaggtctcacctggaagctggcattcctATGTAGTGATGTGACTTCTAGGTGAAGATCAGGAAGTGATGTGTCCATGTAGAAAgatgttctaggaattttcccaatcTCAATGtaataccatagagattgggggaaTTCCTAGGGTAGGGGTCtttaacctttttgagcctgtgggtacctttggaattctgacacagtgtggtgggcgtAACCAagaaatggctaccacaggagtcggtccaggggcggagcaagggaaaattgCACATGTCACACTGCCGCccatgccccggaatgctccCGGAATGCCTTGTAATGCCCCCgccatggcccggccatgccttcTTCGCAGCTCCATgaggggcatcatgccccccccatcccgtgggtgctacgccactgagtcGGTCACAACCATAAAATGATTGGGAAGTTACttataactctaatagtaattcTTCAGCATCTCAGATAGAAGCTGAAGACTTCTTCTAtaggccttttaaaaatgaacattaaaACAGTTCCTTATATACACACAGCTTAACTTGAATCACATAGTGGCAATTcatgtgctgtggtggcagctcctactgaaacaattttttttacatttgcacaGTCATTCAGATCTctggtggccaatcagaagccttgttgggcagaAGTCCCACCTAGCACTGCCagttttctaaaaacatttggcaggaacCAGGAAAGGTGCCATGGAGACACCCATCCTATAGCATCCTGCTCAACCCTGTGATAATCCGGGTGaagacctggaagtgacatcactgcattatATGACTCAGTCTCTGCCCTCATTTTTGCTACTGCTGCTGTGTCGAGTGGCAGTCGGGGACAAGAGTGAGGGGGCAGCAGGTCACTCACCCTAAAGGGCAAGCTGGCCACCCGAGGGTGAAATAAAACAGGACTTAGAGTCATACCTTCAAGACTAACACAGTGTATTCATGCATACATTTTTGGAAGTCACAGCTGGAGTAagattttgtttgtctttaaggtaccgctggactcctgttttattttgcttccacAGACTAACATGGTGACCCCCCTAGAAATATTTGGGGGAGATGCAGGTGGGTATGGGGAATAGCCACTAACATTGCATCCGCTGAGACTGTCTCATCTTTCATGTATAAACAGAGCCTTGTAAAAAGAGCCCATGCGCCTCTGAACAGTAAGCAAGTGGGCTCGTCTATGGCCACATGCTCATGGGTCTTTAACTGCACATTCAGAACCTAAGCGCATGTAAGCAATTCCTGTTCATGTGtagtagtaacaagcctttattggcataaaataaacatacaaaataagcatacaaaatttgcccactattgctcacagttatagacactggtactaaaatatatacatggtccttttgtaactataggacattccttcagctaagttgactcacttaaacgtcatgggatactgacagaagctaaaaaaattactgctggctatatgtggtcataatacatagacattgattggtattcatctagacttacgtctattatctttagcagaaattttgctacgttctcgcacactgtgggatccatgttgttcaaaagcataggtatcttaagagcatctgttagattgttatacagaaatgggataagtgcagattgtgacattctgatttttgcgaAACCTTACACTGAAAATGAAGAGAgggggtatgatcgagtgtctccacctgacccatattgcatggacatagcctcctctgtttatcaatttgttgatatctgccatagagcagcatagaaggcattagattgaatctggccagtgttaaggctcttcttaatttagggttggtgatccaatgtaaataattggccacgTGTCCTTGTTctattggaataagcagggtcagggggggaacacgttttcctcgcagccgttatcatatcccgatactcttgttctattCATGTGTAGAGTATTATTGAAAACGTGGACCTACGTAACCATGGCCTTCAAATCCCTTTGCCTTTTCAAAGGCTTCCGTCTCTATATTTCTaagctgctgtttttaaaaaaatctgtctttgatcgccaataaataaataaacaaacatgttaAAAATGCCTTAATATGCCCTAAAGAGTAAAGAAACCCTTTGATTATATAAACCCCATCCGGAATGCTGTTTTCTTTGCTTCAAATTGTTCACAAAGCCGCTTGTAACCATAACGCCCAAACGTTCCAAATGGTGCCTGTGAgcttaaaatgttttcttcttgcCATGAAATATTTAAGACCACTTTGTGGATGTCGGGGCGTGAAGGGAAAAGATAttgcatttgctttttttttttttaaaggaagagggTAAAGCAACCTTGAGCATCCCGATCCTTATAGCACTCCACCAGCGCTCAGCTCACGGAAATGAGTATGACTCGTGTCTGTGGAGTCATTCGAGGCATGTATCCCAAAATTTTCTCTTACAAATATTTTCATCACCAGCTAGAATTATGCAGCAGCCTTCAAATAGGATCAGGTTCACTCACAGCACAGCTGACAGATACATAGAAGGTTTGATGAAAATAGATTCATTTGAAAATATAATTTCTCTGTTGGCTGCTGTGTTCTtgagcctcaccccccccccccggaccacgGGGAGAGGTTACAGAACAGCttatgccccatcccccacccacccacccctctttctctctcaaattACTTGTGAAGTAGTAGGGCAGCTAATACGTTATATATTCAAATGAAAGGTTTTCAAAAACAGAGTTCAGCAGAAACTGCAAATTCAAATCACAAGGGTGATGGGCTTAGCATTGACCTTTATCTCATCTGTCTATCAGAAATTTTTaagaggaatgaaaaaaaatgcaaaattgtCTCCTTTGCCCCAAATGGAACACAAACCTGCAGTTGCTGTACAGGTGAGGAAGGTCTAGATgtggggagatctccagatgtgGGGAAAGATGCAgagttgtattttaaaatgggAGCGAGAGAAATAGTTAGGGCTGCCACCCCTCTTACtgtggagcataggtgtcaaactcgcggccctccagatgttatggactacagttcccatcatcccctgccagcatcatgctggaaggggatgatgggaactgtagtccatgacatctggagggccacgagtttgacacctgtgctgtggaGGGTGACGCACTGCTGGCAAAAACACCAGTGTCATGAATTCGGTGACATTACTCTTAGGAAAAACCTGGGAATGACCTCACTTCCAgattttctggtgattcctataatgacatgatatcacttcctgtttttcctggaagtgacatcatgccatgcATGACACCAGCACctcccatgtccctgcccccaagCTCTGGTGGTGGCCATTACAGTCCATTGGTAgcagggaggacagagtgagaaATACCTTGTCGTTGCAGTATCACAAAGCTGTGTTTTCCTTCCTGTCTCAAGGCACAAACTTGGCCATGACCAGATGCATGAGCCACAGAGCACTGGCGAAAGAACTCTTGGCCCGTGGCTCATGAACTTTGACCTTGAATGGGTTGGACTCACTATCAGCCCATGTTATAGTGGGTTACCGTCTGTTTGTTTTATGTAAACAgtgttttaaagttgtatttcATTAATAAACAGCTTTGGGCCTTTTCAAGGAGAAAAGCGGCAAGTAAATACTGGTATACTAAGAAAGAAAAAGGTGTGTTGCTTGGCAAATTTGGCATCACAATCTAATTCATGTTAGTCAGAAGTAACCTCCCCTGATTTCAATGCAACTTGCTCCAGCATAAGTATATACCAGAATGCTGCCTTGCAGGGCTTTCCTCAGTATTGCTCCATCTTTCCACTATTTGCTGAAGTGGATTGAACTAGAAGGGGGTGATTCTGTTTAGGAAGGCAGTGCTGAGAAAACTGAAATGTCTTTCTTGGTTAATTGGAAGGGGTTGGCCAACAGTCAGAAATGAGCACTTGTCCTGCAGATCAATCCGCCGTTCCAAAGTTTGTTACGTCCATGCTTTGGGTTACTGAAATAAGTTTTGGACAGACATAGACCACAAAAAAAGTATTCTTTCTTAATGTTATGattaagctgcattccagagccaactttcttgtcccttaatatcaaaccttttctggccactgctttggccatcagacacaaatttcaaaaataacatttctaaactttaaatgttagggaaaccttaaagggataaacacatatacttataggcaaaactttcctaaacctaacaagaacaaaaccttaaacttaactggagaacctattcaaactaaaatcctaaacagtaagaACATCATAAACTCAAacctaaaggggcttttattacatcctagaatggcataaacaagagggaaaccatatattatTGACACAAACATACATGAGCGTTCTCTGTGAGCTTTATGGAggtttctgaaccacacaagtctccgcgtccgggcatggagccagtgtagccaggcaacctgactcaggaaaatattttgcttattttcctggcggtagcAGTAGTCTGTGCatgtgccccttccacacactgaCGGAACATGCAGAGTGCTGATTGGACACAAGCacttggccccaccccctgcctctgcaTGATTTCTGGCTCCTGAGAATGGCACCGACAGGCAGAGGCCATGTCCTTGGGCATGCTTCCTACTCACGATTAGCAAAATTCAGAAATCAGTGCTCCTGATTGTGGGGAGGGAGTGTATTGCAGACAATGCTTCCCAGGGCTACtataggctgggaaattcctagagatttgggtggaggttcctagagatttggggctggaggaatctcagtggggtacTGCTGGGGGGCACCCTCCCAAAGTAGATATTTATTTCCAAGGGATCTCTGTTGTCAGGAAGtctattgtaattctgggagagctccaggccacacctggaggtcgGTGCTATGATCATTGAGGTAAAACAACCCCTGGGGGGATTTGTTTTCACCACAGAGAACGAGTCGCTAGGTGACAATGAGAAGTTGACCTCTCCCAGTTTGTTCACAGTACCTTACTCAAAGAGGGTTTATTCACTGCTGCCCCCACTAGGCCACAAAATACATTGCAGGCAACCTGAGGTGGCCAATCCGACTCtctctaaaaaacaacaaccaaagtcTTTACTTTTTCACAACCAAGGTGTAGTTAGGAGGTAAGGGTGTGTGTTTGGCATTTAAAGGGCTCTAAAAAGCGGGTCCCAAATCATGCTGAATTTTTCCGGCTTACTCTGGGCTGCTTTGACCCCCactgtcactttaaaaaaagattgatggaattccctctccttcctcccctcttcttcgTTATCTCCCTCACTTACCTAGTAGCTGTCACTGCCTCTGGCTTCCATTTAGGACTGAAAGGTCTAGTAGTCACAGAGCTGCATGCAGGATATGAGTGGGTgataagtgggagagggaggtaaaattcagatttgggtctaATTGACCCAATTTTTTTCACAGGAATCTTGGATATTCATGATGTGGAGGTTTGGGACTATCTGGGCTTCCCCCCAAATTCAGGTCCACTAGATCtgcatctgaattttactgatatttttttttgcacagcccTAGTAGGAGGAGATATTCTCAACAGGCAAGGCCTGCTTCTTTCTTATATTTTGATAATTGTGAGCCAAGACCTGAGGATTTTTCATGGTTGCGGAGATCAAACGACTGCAAGTTCAGAAAAGAGATTTCTTGTAATCTTCAAAAATAAAGTATACAACTGATGCACAAGAACAGCACTACAGCAtcagagcaaaaaaaacccaaaacagatcGGTGTAAATACATATCTTCTTTTCCTAGACCTACAGCTTATCTCCTTAATGTTAAAGAGATAGGCCAAAATGACTTAAGGTTTGTTGTTCAGACTCTTGATACTTTTTGATCTACTTTCTCCATTTGGCTGATTATATCTCTTTAGGATTTCTATTTGAAACCTATATCAGTATCCTCGTGTCTCTTGCATGACTGTTTTCTAAGAATGGCATCCCCCAAAGGTCCTTTTCCCACAGGGACAGTTTCTTCTACCCACTTCTGTGCCTGAACTACTTCCCCTGAGATTCACCTGgtagaaaaaaaaagtcaatacTTGTGTGCATATAGTAGCTGCAAGATTGCCCAAGGCTGGTCACAGGTGAGAGACTTTCCTGTTGAATTTGGAcgctggtgggggatggggcagaggtgggatccagcaggttctcacaggttcctgagagtaggttactaattatttgtgtgtgccgagagggggttagtaattggtgattttgccacgtgatttttgacttagttacgcccctcctctcagcagtagcgcgtgtaacctctatctgtgggttctgtggggcagaacttggaatgagtttgaaacaccaaattttaaaaacaaaatggtttacttaacattACTTAACATCaaatatcaacatttaacatcacacttcaaggtactgttcaggttgcattttcaagtccttatatttacagtctactgatactgccaagtccaattcttctttgcaagtgggttggctcctgaagactccaaggacttcatgaacaggattcaacatgatgaaggtttccaggagaactctcacccattacaaacataaaaaacccttaacaaggtgttaagggcttatacaaatcaaggtccgagtctggtagccttgtctcctccaaagagctctgcagccttctgctgctttgagtctccacccctttctggctcaacccattctgagcatgggggttacacgcacagaacttgaagcagtctagcaggaggtgcaccggcgtgcgtggcagcctgcgcctgcgtgcattcgtttcccacccaagaaccggcgaagtggctgcatccttgccacagccccacccaacaatgccccgcccctggaatgccctgccacgcccccgtcatgccccgcccagccccattggtgttacgccacagtttgaaccccaccaccatgggaaccggttacttaaatttttggatcccaccactgggatgggGGTTAAGGTTGCCAGATCTATGTTGGGAagctcctagagatttggagttggagcctggggaggacagggacctcacggggtacagagtccatcttccacagctcccattttctccaggggaaccgacctctgtagtctggagctgagctgtaattctggggaatcccccggtcctacctggaggctggcatctccaggtggAACTAACATGTTTGTATCCTCTCTTCCGCTTTGCAAGTTCAGTTGGTTCCAGGGCCTTATTTGTAGATAGAGTTGCTGGGGGCACTCGCCCTAGCTGCTTTTGCCATATGGGTGGAGGCTGAAGACGATGGCGACAGACGGGAGGCGTCAGTGGGGAAACAGGAGGGCACAGCCCAGATATCAACCTTAACTCTCCCAACAAAGGTCTCCTGTCAGATACGGTGACGGACGTCCCTGTGGATAACACTGGTGCTTCCGCAGCTCCTCCAAGGCCTCCTTCCTACAATGGCCTCACTGAAACCGAAGAAGAGGAATTAAGAGCAGACTTGGTCAAGGTGGAAGAAGAAATTGGCACCCTACGCCAGGTCCTGGCTGCTAAAGAAAGACACTGCGGAGAGCTGAAGAGAAAGCTGGGCTTGACCCCCTTGGACGGGTTGAAGCAAAACGTCTCGAAGAGCTGGTAAGACATCCAAGGCTCTAACGCAAACGTTTCGGCCAGCAGCACACTGGAGGACTGGAATGAGAAATTAACCCAATCAGAAGCTTGCAAGAAGACGCAGGAAACGCTGTCGCAGGCGGGCCAGAAGACCTCCGCTGCCCTTTCCAACATGGATAGAGTTGCTATACCATCTTCTGTGGTGGGAGGTGTCCTGCCAGCAGCCCTTGTTGCCCACTGGAAAACACACCTGGGTCATGGGcaccatgatgtcatttctggagaATCTCTAGGCATTGCCAAAAGCTCTTGAGTAAAACCTctttttttaccacagagttgccagcaattcctagagttgcCCCATGTCACATCAACTATTCCAACACACACAAGACTTGGCCATgttttctcccacccaccctgaaCCTCCTGCCACTGGCCAGACATGACTGAGTGAATGGTACTCTACAACttgtcccccacccctcaccccattTGACAATGCAACCGAGTAGCATTTCACAGCTCCTTTTTTGTCATTATCAGCTGCACGCAGCAATCTTGAGCATTATATAATATGGAGCTGGTGGCGGTATAGAGAGATCGTTTCATGAATGATAAACTAGGCAGACTCTCTTTCCTTCATGATCCTATTTTTATCTGTATCATCATCACATTACATATTATTCAAAACTGGTTTTCAACAGCACTAGATGAAAATAGATTTttcttgtgtgtatatatatatatatctgtgtgtgCACAAAATGTGCATAATTTCTGCCACTTGAAATGATAAAGCACTGGTAGTTGATCTTCATAAAACAATAATGGTTACTGATACAGCGATTTCTTGTTGAAGCCTGAGATGTCTTTGTAGCTACTCCAGAGAAAGTTGAGAAATACTACTTTTGTGTTtagaaaagggaggaagagagttGAAGGATTTTTTGTGCAGGTTGACGGCATGGAGAAATGTGCTCATAGAATATGGTTTCTGATTCAGAAGTCAGCAGTTGCCCCAAGATCACCAGATAGCTTTCCCGCATGCAGTAGATCAGATATCTGACTCATGATGGCAAAAATTCTCTTATGCCCAAAGGGATACATGTATGTCTGCAAATTTTCCCTGTATACCATTGGGATTTCTTGTAGTGTAGTATCTCTAGCTCCCTGGCTCTTGGAAGGTGTGTCAAAAtactactctgtttccccgaatataagacatcccctgaaaataagacgtagtagaggttttgctgaagtgcgaaatataaggcatcccctgaaagtaagacgtagcaaagtttttgtttggaagcatgcccgacgaacaggacacagaaaaataagacattccc contains these protein-coding regions:
- the LOC125426198 gene encoding LOW QUALITY PROTEIN: tumor protein D54-like (The sequence of the model RefSeq protein was modified relative to this genomic sequence to represent the inferred CDS: substituted 1 base at 1 genomic stop codon), with protein sequence MDGDRTLREVSGHTGVGPFVRPPASPSACRPSVSPSARLPIRLHVRPPACPSVHPPAHLSASQPASPPARPPVRQPARPRWRQTGGVSGETGGHSPDINLNSPNKGLLSDTVTDVPVDNTGASAAPPRPPSYNGLTETEEEELRADLVKVEEEIGTLRQVLAAKERHCGELKRKLGLTPLDGLKQNVSKSWXDIQGSNANVSASSTLEDWNEKLTQSEACKKTQETLSQAGQKTSAALSNMDRVAIPSSVVGGVLPAALVAHWKTHLGHGHHDVISGESLGIAKSS